One Podarcis raffonei isolate rPodRaf1 chromosome 18, rPodRaf1.pri, whole genome shotgun sequence genomic window carries:
- the MADCAM1 gene encoding mucosal addressin cell adhesion molecule 1 codes for MATINLGLLFIFVRLGWGLPSSVLTVHPQKALVELGGSVRLTCSTDCPGGKVQWEGLDIEQGEVFSNKTHSILTIAKATVSMEGAKFCTGQCRGTSGQKKVDLQVYSFPDALQLDSEPKIMRTGQPARLVCSLSKVYPPGSLTLTWFRGEERLEATKVEDDMEDFEQQLMFYSSVLELPAAAEEATYKCEATLEVETDTFRQSRVAVVNPQTTQVPSATEEATFALVAERMSRVATQESAITEPPATTRGLPLLSTEPSTASPTPEPLPETSSPSPTRNPVAAVQTSSQNSGAGANTMQVPVLTSTETPATSQPPRLTHEPPTTTPVPATASSLATRAAEKPRSSSATTDPSRDPCRAVITPDPTQGSTGGTLRITCLTADCGKDVQVRWVETPVAKSRYRQEEAEGRSTLVVESISLEHQGVYRCVAIASQPRMASLTISIVPNATFSTETAVAIGSTGSLLGVVITGYVARRLWRRRG; via the exons ATGGCAACCATCAACTTGGGACTCCTGTTCATCTTCGTCAGACTTGGCTGGG GTCTTCCCAGTTCCGTCCTGACAGTCCACCCTCAGAAGGCGCTGGTGGAACTGGGAGGCTCCGTCCGGCTGACCTGCTCCACAGACTGCCCCGGCGGCAAGGTCCAGTGGGAAGGCTTGGACATTGAGCAGGGAGAAGTCTTCTCCAACAAGACTCACAGCATCCTCACCATCGCCAAAGCCACCGTCAGCATGGAAGGAGCCAAGTTCTGCACAGGACAGTGCAGAGGGACCTCCGGACAGAAGAAGGTGGATCTGCAGGTGTACT CTTTCCCCGATGCCTTACAACTGGACTCTGAGCCGAAGATTATGAGGACGGGGCAGCCTGCTCGTCTCGTGTGCTCCTTGAGCAAGGTGTACCCTCCAGGCTCCCTGACGCTGACCTGGTTCCGGGGAGAGGAGAGGCTGGAGGCTACGAAGGTGGAAGACGACATGGAGGATTTTGAGCAGCAGCTGATGTTTTATAGCTCCGTCCTTGAGCTCCCGGCAGCCGCAGAGGAAGCAACCTACAAGTGCGAAGCTACTCTGGAGGTCGAGACGGACACCTTCCGCCAATCCAGGGTGGCCGTCGTAAACCCCCAAA CCACACAGGTGCCCAGTGCTACAGAGGAGGCCACTTTTGCTCTCGTGGCGGAAAGAATGAGCCGCGTGGCTACTCAGGAGTCGGCCATCACTGAGCCGCCAGCGACCACCCGGGGCCTTCCCCTTCTCTCCACCGAGCCGTCGACCGCTTCTCCAACCCCAGAACCCCTTCCGGAAACGAGTAGCCCTTCTCCGACGAGGAATCCTGTTGCGGCAGTGCAGACGAGCTCTCAGAATTCTGGGGCCGGGGCCAACACCATGCAAGTCCCTGTCTTGACATCGACGGAGACCCCAGCGACTTCGCAACCCCCTCGCTTGACACATGAGCCACCTACCACCACGCCCGTCCCCGCCACGGCCAGCAGCCTCGCCACTCGTGCCGCCGAAAAGCCACGCAGCTCCTCCGCCACCACGGACCCCTCCAGAGACCCCTGTCGCGCAGTCATCACCCCTGACCCCACCCAAGGCAGCACGGGGGGCACCCTGCGGATCACGTGCCTCACGGCCGACTGCGGCAAAGACGTCCAGGTCCGGTGGGTGGAGACGCCTGTGGCTAAGTCCCGGTACCGCCAGGAAGAAGCTGAGGGCCGGTCCACCCTGGTTGTGGAGAGCATCTCCCTGGAGCATCAAGGAGTCTACCGGTGTGTTGCGATAGCCAGCCAGCCTCGCATGGCCAGCTTGACCATCTCCATCGTGCCTAATG CTACTTTCAGCACAGAAACCGCCGTCGCCATCGGAAGCACCGGCTCCCTGTTGGGGGTTGTCATTACCGGTTATGTGGCCCGTCGCTTGTGGCGGAGGCGCGGCTAG